The DNA sequence CGGAACATCTGCATAAGAATCTTGAATATAAGAAAATCGTGTATTTCTCGGATGAGGTATTCCTGTAGAAGAAAGAAAAGAGATTTCAGTAATTTCAGAAGATTTTTGACAATAAAACTCTTTGGCAACTCCGCAGCCTCCGAAGTAACAGCAATCACTAATATCTCCAGAACACGGTCCGTAGGCAATAACACCCACATCTCCCGAGTAATAAGCTCCAAGACTACTTTGACATCCAGAGGCTGCTACAAACGCAGACGAAGATCGAGTCCTTTGCATCCAAAACCCTAAAGCAGGATCCATAAGGTCATACTCAGGGAGAATTTGGATCCCCAATTGCAAAAGAAATGATTGGCTTAATCCTGTTTTTTCTTTTAGAGGTCGAGAGTATTCCTGACTCCAAAGCGAAGGAAATACTACTCCCTGATGATCAAACATGGCTTGTTGAAAACTCCCTATTTTAGAGACACACGCCCGAATTTCTTCATAAAATTCTGAAATCTGTAAAATGAGTAAGCCGAATTCTGCATGTTCAGCAGGATACGGCAACCCTCTCCAGAGAAAGCCTCCACGAGAAAATAATTCTACAGCTCCCGATCCATGCTGTTGCATATTTAGAAAATTTAAGCCTAGATCCTCACCCTCTTCTAAGGCAATCAGAAGATAAACAGCCCGAGCAATATCGTGAATCTTTAGTAAAGGATGGTAACGAAAAGTTTTAAGGACAGACTTTCTTAAAGCTTTATCTTGGCAAGCATAAATAAACTGTTTTACTTGTGCATCAAAATTTAAATTTTGGGACACTTCTATACATTTTTGCAACCCAGACTGTAGTCCCATTATCACGTATAATTTGATCAGAAAAGCACTGTGTCAAACGATAATAACAAAAAAATTTAGAGTCAAGTCTGTAAGAACTCTATAACTTGACTCTAATAACCGATGACAGAGAAGATTACGCAAATTAATGCTTATTAGGAGTTTCTATTAAGCGTTTCATTCTTTTTCCTGGAGTAAACTTCACAGCGCGTCTAGCAGGAATATGAATAGGGACTGCTGCATTCTTGGGATTACGCCCTACCTTGGGTTTTCTTTCTACTACTTGTAAAACACCGAAGTCTCTAAACTCCAACCTGTCACCCTTGACTAAGGCGTCAGTCATTTTGTCTAGAAAATTCTGAATCACAGTACGTACGTGATTAGGATGAATTTTATGATCTTGTGAGATCGTGCTGATTAGTTTCTTCTTTGTCATGGTAGCCATGTTAGACAATGCCTCCTATTAAAGTGCCCTAAAGTAGCTCGTTGAGTAACGGTAAATAATAAACTTTTGAAGTATAAGCTCATCATATCTATTCATCCTTTGGATTCAAGACATTTTTTAAAAAATGCGCAATCACTATAAACCATATGGATTAATACGAATAACTATATTTCTAGCAGCTAAGGAAATCCTTTTTATCTTAAAAACATTCCCTAAACCTCTAGCATGTGCATCAAACACGTGACTTCTTTAATCTAACTTGGTAAAGTGCTATTCCTTGCGTCCTCGTAGCTCAGCAGGATAGAGCGGTTGCCTCCTAAGCAGCAGGCCATGCGTTCGAATCGCATCGAGGACGATTGTTTACCTGTAATTCCTAAATCTTAACTTGCTTGTATCTGTAATTTACGTATTTTAACGGTACTCTGTTTTGGTTTCTGACAACTAGATCCAGAAAGAAAGTTGTGAACGCCTTCAGCGATGCCTTTTGCTATATGCATACGATAACGAGTATCTTGTAAAGCAGCGCGTTCACGAGGATTAGATAAAAACCCAGTTTCCACCAAGACTGCTGGCATAGAAGTATCTCTAATTACAACAAAGTTTGCAGTTTTCAAACCTCGAGACTTCAAGATGCCATTTTTCCCCATAGCATTTAAAATATTCTGACCCAATCCTTCTGACATACGATTCCTAGACATGGAACCATTCTTACCGTTATAAAAATAGACCTCTGTCCCAAAGGCAGTAGTATTTGAAGAATAATTGCAATGGATACTAACAAAGACATCAGCTTGACCACGATTAGCCAAAGCTACTCGCTTCCCCAAATCAACATATACATCAGAAGATCGAGTAAGCTGAGGCTTATAACCCATCCGCTTAAGGTAACTTTGAACTGCTAAAGCAAGAGATAAAGTAAGGGTTTTCTCTTCGTAATGAAATTCCTTACTTGCTGTGCCTTGATCCTTTCCTCCATGACCAGGATCTATAAATACAATCTCACTGCGTCGTACACGTTGCGGAGGATTGGGTGTTTGCGCAAAAATAGGGTTACTACCTAACACACATAAAGCAAAAAAAGAGAGTTGTTTAGACATGGGAAGCAAGCACCTCACAAACAGTTTGCTTATCATCAAAGGCAACTGTTTGATGCTTAAATATTTGGTAAGCTTCATGCCCTTTTCCTGCTACTAACACTATATCTTTATCTGAGGCAATAGACAGAGCATAGGTAATTGCTTCTTTTCTGTCGATTTTGATACAATAGTTTTTTGAATAAAATCCCTGACAAATCTCATTTATAATATCTTCAGGAGACTCGCCTCTAGGGTTATCTGAAGTTACAATAGCAAAACCGTAACGCTCGACAACCTGAGCCATTAACTTACGTTTGCTTCGATCTCGATCTCCCCCACAACCAAAAACAACAATCAACCTTCCCTCTTTAGGAAGTAGTTCACTTAATCCTGTTAAAACATTGTCGAGAGCATCAGGAGTATGCGCATAATCAATATATATGGGACAGCGACCTATAAGCACGGGATCAAGACGACCTGGAGGAGGTTGACAATGGCCTATTTTTTCTAGCAGTTCAATAAGGTCGCAATTCAAAGTTGCATGAACTGTAGAGATTGCAGCAAGCATATTATAGACATTATGTTTGCCAATAAATAGGGAAGAGCAGGCAAATTTCTCTTCACGATGTATTAAAGTATATTTAGTTTCGAAGCAAGAAAGTTGAATGTCGGTCGCTTGATAATCAGCTCGGGTTTCTATACCATAGGTTACAATTTTTGCCGATGTGTTCTCAGTACATGGCAACGCATACGGAGAGTCCGCATTGACTACAGCAAGCCCTGAAGATGGTATGAAAGAAAAAAGCTTCGCTTTTGCTTCAACATAAGTTTCAAATGAGCCGTGAAAGTCGAGATGATCAAGAGTAATGTTTGTTAAAACTGCCGCATCAAAATTTGTATAGGCCACCCTACCTAAAGCCAGTCCTATAGAGGAAACCTCCATAGCCACAGCCTCTCTATTTTGACGCACCATAGTCGCTAGATATTTCTGTAGGAGAGCGGGTGTAGGAGTAGTAAATCCATCTTTGATTACCCCTTCTCCCAAAATATGTTCTATTGTTCCTAAAAGTCCACAAGGCTTTTGATAGCTATCCAACAGAGCTTTAATTAGAGATACTACCGTAGTTTTTCCATTCGTTCCTGTAACCCCTATAGTATACAGCTTATTTGAGGGATAGTCGTAATATTTTGCGGAAAGCTCGGCTTCTAACTTATCTAAATAAGGAGTAATCACTTGAACAATGGGAAGGAAGGGATTGTACAACGAGGACAAAACAGCAATAGCTCCGTTATCTACAGCATGAGCAGCAAAATCATTCCCATCATAATGTCTTCCCTTATGGGCAATAAAGACATCCCCAACACCAACACAACGGGAATCACGTGTTAAGTTGCGCACTTCGAAAGGACGAATTTTCCCATAAATTTTGGCTTGAATCCCTTGGAGCAATTCTTTTAAATCCATTTACACTCCAAGAATCATCAAAAAACAATTTTTTTCATAAAAAGCCTTCTAAAGACACGCTCTTTCTACGGCGGTTAAAAACACATTGTTAAGGACTGTTATACAGAATTTCTTTACTCTTGGGCCAGAAAAAATTCAATCCGAACACTATACAAGTAATCACAAAAAACTGTCCATAAAGTTCTTACTTACCTCCAAATAAAAATTCTCTAAATTGTTTCATTGACCCAGGATTGTTTACGAATCCCAAAGACAATAAAAACCATATTTTCCCAAATAACCAAACATTTAGAGAGTAAAAATGAGTCATTGAGTTGTCTTGTAAATTTGACTACTATTAACCTTGTTATTATCAACAACATCTTCAAGCAGTACCTAAGTTGATAGGTATACTCGATGATCACTTTAGGGCTAGAAGAGTAAGGATCTTAATACTTTTAAATGATAATGATTCTTGTGAATAAAAAGTCTTAAACTCTGTTAAGAAGATTTATAATACATTTTAAACGATTGGTTTTCGTTTACGATAGGATCCTTCTGACTACCATTTTTTATCAGCCTTACCATCAACAAAAAATCAAATTAAAAAATTTAATAATCAAAAATTTATTATGATTTAATAATCGAACTTTTTAATAAAAGCGTTTTAACTTATAATTTTAACGAAAAATAATTTATTAAAACAAAAGTTATTATTATGAGTAATTTTGTGTTTGCTTCAGAAACTGCTAACTCTCTCCAAAACCGTTTGCTCGAGTACTTAGACTCTTACTTCTTCTTAGGAGGAGAACGCACTAGAATCCTTTCCATAGATTCTTCAGGATATGGCATTGCTGTACGTGAAAATGTTGATGTATCTACTTGCGTAAAGATCTTAAAGATTCTATCCTTTTTATTTTTGCCTCTATCGCTCATTGCTTTAGCTCTACGTAGTCTATTGCGCGCGAATTTCAAAAAAACATGCCGTATTCTCTACATATCTTCAGTAATTTCTCAACAACTGCCCGAAAAAGTTTTAGAGCATCCAACAATTCTTAAAAATGCTCTCTTGAATGCTCCTGCGGGATTCTTCTATGTCCCAGGTAAGTATCAGAATGTCCTAATAACACAGAATGATTCGGGTGAGATTTCTGAGCTATACCTATCAGTGAATATAGAACGTATTCTTGACGATTTAGATCTTTCGTCTCTATTGTGGGGATCTTCTTTCGTACAATCCTTATATACTTATGAAGGAGAGGAGAGTATCGAACTAAACAACATCTTCTATACAGAACATACCTTAGTAGATAATAGTAGACTAAGTAAGAATGTCCTCGGATACGCAAGTAAGCGAATTTTAGCAAAAATGCTACTAAACCAGATCTTTAATAAAGGAATGTTAAACCAGGGACTAGCACGGGATCCGCATGTATCTGCAGATCAACAAAGATGCATTTTCTTTGATACGCAACCTAAAGAAGGGTTTTCTCTATTTCCCGATGTCTTCTTCAATATGCAGAAGATAGGAGACCGAGAAAAACTAGGATGTGGGTATGTAATTCTGGGCCGCTTAGAAAAACTCGGAATCCAACCAACATTTGTTAACGAAGAAAACGGATTTAGCGTTCGCTGGGGAACTACTCCTTCATCGGATTCCGAAATCTTTATTCTACCTACTGATGATGAAAGGCCATTATGCGATGATCTTCTTGAGGAATAACCGTTCAATAGGTTAACAGATTTTTTTCGAAATTGACTCTAAACTTGTTATCAAAAAGCTTAGAGTCAATTTTCAAGGTTTTGCCAATCTATTTCTTAGTCTATAGAAACCCAAAAGAATATTCACCTGGAGGGACGATTCCATTCTTCATAAAGTTTTCTTAACTCAGTAGCTTCTTGATTATAGTTCCTTGTTTTATTATCTCGAGGGATTCCTAGATAAACAAGCGTACGATCAGCAACTCTAGAAAAAACAGGTGCTGCACAACGTCCTCCCATATAATTTTTGGTACCATCAGCTCGTACGCCGTATTCAGGATCATCTATAGAAACGAGCATTACCAATGGCGGACAATTTTGCCCAAAGTTTTCTACAGGAGTAAAACCAATAAAAGAAGCAATATGACGATGTTTATCATATCTTCCATGAATCATCTTTTCTGTAGTCCCTGTTTTTCCTGCACTAGAGTGATGCTTAGGTGCAGCTCGAAATCCTGAACCTCCTGGGACAGTTGTGAAGCGCATTGCGCGCACAACCTCTTTAGTGATTTCTTCTGAAAAGATTCTTTTCCTCTCTTTAGGGAAAAAACTTTGCTCCTCTCCCGAAGGAGAAACGATTTTTTTAATTAATGTCGGTCGTACAGCATATCCACCGTTAGCAAGAAT is a window from the Chlamydia serpentis genome containing:
- a CDS encoding UDP-N-acetylmuramoyl-L-alanyl-D-glutamate--2,6-diaminopimelate ligase — protein: MDLKELLQGIQAKIYGKIRPFEVRNLTRDSRCVGVGDVFIAHKGRHYDGNDFAAHAVDNGAIAVLSSLYNPFLPIVQVITPYLDKLEAELSAKYYDYPSNKLYTIGVTGTNGKTTVVSLIKALLDSYQKPCGLLGTIEHILGEGVIKDGFTTPTPALLQKYLATMVRQNREAVAMEVSSIGLALGRVAYTNFDAAVLTNITLDHLDFHGSFETYVEAKAKLFSFIPSSGLAVVNADSPYALPCTENTSAKIVTYGIETRADYQATDIQLSCFETKYTLIHREEKFACSSLFIGKHNVYNMLAAISTVHATLNCDLIELLEKIGHCQPPPGRLDPVLIGRCPIYIDYAHTPDALDNVLTGLSELLPKEGRLIVVFGCGGDRDRSKRKLMAQVVERYGFAIVTSDNPRGESPEDIINEICQGFYSKNYCIKIDRKEAITYALSIASDKDIVLVAGKGHEAYQIFKHQTVAFDDKQTVCEVLASHV
- a CDS encoding HU family DNA-binding protein, encoding MATMTKKKLISTISQDHKIHPNHVRTVIQNFLDKMTDALVKGDRLEFRDFGVLQVVERKPKVGRNPKNAAVPIHIPARRAVKFTPGKRMKRLIETPNKH
- a CDS encoding N-acetylmuramoyl-L-alanine amidase, whose product is MKLTKYLSIKQLPLMISKLFVRCLLPMSKQLSFFALCVLGSNPIFAQTPNPPQRVRRSEIVFIDPGHGGKDQGTASKEFHYEEKTLTLSLALAVQSYLKRMGYKPQLTRSSDVYVDLGKRVALANRGQADVFVSIHCNYSSNTTAFGTEVYFYNGKNGSMSRNRMSEGLGQNILNAMGKNGILKSRGLKTANFVVIRDTSMPAVLVETGFLSNPRERAALQDTRYRMHIAKGIAEGVHNFLSGSSCQKPKQSTVKIRKLQIQAS
- a CDS encoding DUF648 domain-containing protein, producing MSNFVFASETANSLQNRLLEYLDSYFFLGGERTRILSIDSSGYGIAVRENVDVSTCVKILKILSFLFLPLSLIALALRSLLRANFKKTCRILYISSVISQQLPEKVLEHPTILKNALLNAPAGFFYVPGKYQNVLITQNDSGEISELYLSVNIERILDDLDLSSLLWGSSFVQSLYTYEGEESIELNNIFYTEHTLVDNSRLSKNVLGYASKRILAKMLLNQIFNKGMLNQGLARDPHVSADQQRCIFFDTQPKEGFSLFPDVFFNMQKIGDREKLGCGYVILGRLEKLGIQPTFVNEENGFSVRWGTTPSSDSEIFILPTDDERPLCDDLLEE